In Staphylococcus lloydii, the following proteins share a genomic window:
- a CDS encoding SRPBCC family protein: MAKYNVENDNVNVNLERLFKSSPELLYRAWTDERLLKRWFMTSERTNQLIKIDAQEQGSYEIIDIRKGKENKVQGRFESLEENEFIAMTIGMPEISDAEDKVTVEIFEREAGITQMIFNYNAVVPKERRLSNLEYKQKKKEYHDSTAHGFEMMFDKLQQVVADERENGSN; encoded by the coding sequence ATGGCCAAATATAATGTGGAAAACGATAACGTTAATGTAAACCTAGAAAGGTTATTTAAATCTTCTCCTGAGCTTTTATATCGTGCATGGACGGACGAAAGATTACTTAAACGTTGGTTTATGACTTCGGAAAGAACAAATCAACTTATTAAAATTGATGCGCAAGAACAAGGTTCTTATGAAATTATAGATATACGTAAAGGGAAAGAAAACAAAGTTCAAGGCCGATTTGAGTCATTAGAAGAAAACGAATTTATAGCTATGACGATAGGTATGCCTGAAATTAGTGACGCGGAAGATAAGGTCACAGTAGAAATCTTTGAAAGAGAAGCAGGTATTACACAAATGATTTTTAATTATAATGCGGTAGTACCTAAAGAAAGAAGACTTTCAAATTTAGAATATAAACAAAAGAAAAAAGAATATCATGATTCCACTGCCCATGGTTTTGAAATGATGTTCGATAAATTACAACAAGTTGTTGCAGATGAACGTGAAAATGGTTCAAATTAA
- a CDS encoding Na+/H+ antiporter NhaC family protein, producing the protein MEEKRKGNLWALSPLLLFVLLFLGIGIITGDFTTMPLNVAIVIASIYGLLLYRKESFTKKVEVFTKGAGHSNIVLMMIIFILAGAFSQTTEDMGGVQSTVNLGLTLIPENLLIVGLFIICMFVSISMGTSVGTVAAIAPVGFGLSQATDVSAALTMATVVGGAMFGDNLSMISDTTIAAVRTQKTKMSDKFKVNFKIVLPGAILTIIVLWFMTHGIHVDSTKDYDFNIIKVIPYLVVLILALIGINVILVLIGGTVLSAIIGLIDGSFNWTHLLKSISKGITGMEDIAMIALLIGGLVALIEYYGGIAWLLNFIRSKVKSKRGAEFGIASLVSVADISTANNTISILMAGTLAKDISDEFDVDPRKSASILDIFASCFQGFVPYSPQLIAAAGVAKISPVELMGYSFYPVLLGICGLIAIFFKLPNLNKKKQKNTAY; encoded by the coding sequence ATGGAAGAGAAGCGAAAAGGTAATTTATGGGCATTATCACCACTGTTACTATTCGTCTTACTGTTTTTAGGTATAGGCATAATTACAGGTGATTTTACGACAATGCCACTTAACGTTGCTATAGTCATTGCCTCAATTTATGGATTGTTGTTATATCGCAAAGAATCATTCACGAAAAAAGTGGAAGTATTTACAAAAGGTGCAGGGCATTCAAATATTGTATTAATGATGATTATCTTTATTTTGGCAGGTGCGTTCTCCCAAACCACTGAAGATATGGGCGGTGTCCAATCAACAGTTAATTTAGGGTTAACGTTAATACCAGAAAACTTGTTGATTGTTGGATTGTTTATCATTTGTATGTTTGTTTCTATTTCTATGGGTACTTCTGTAGGAACAGTTGCAGCAATTGCACCAGTTGGTTTTGGCCTAAGTCAAGCAACAGACGTTTCTGCTGCATTAACGATGGCTACTGTAGTAGGTGGTGCTATGTTTGGTGATAATTTATCAATGATATCTGATACAACGATTGCGGCCGTTCGTACCCAAAAGACGAAAATGAGTGATAAGTTTAAAGTTAATTTCAAAATTGTATTACCAGGGGCGATTTTAACGATTATTGTCTTGTGGTTTATGACGCATGGTATACATGTTGATAGCACGAAAGATTATGATTTTAATATAATTAAAGTAATTCCGTATTTAGTAGTGTTAATTTTAGCTCTTATCGGTATCAATGTAATACTTGTACTTATTGGTGGTACTGTATTATCAGCGATTATAGGCTTGATTGACGGCTCATTTAATTGGACACATCTATTGAAGTCAATTTCTAAAGGTATCACGGGTATGGAAGATATTGCTATGATTGCATTATTAATTGGCGGACTAGTCGCATTAATTGAATATTACGGTGGTATCGCTTGGCTACTGAACTTTATTAGAAGCAAAGTTAAATCTAAAAGAGGTGCTGAATTTGGCATTGCTAGCTTGGTAAGTGTCGCAGACATCTCTACAGCTAATAATACAATTTCTATTCTTATGGCCGGAACACTCGCGAAAGATATTTCAGATGAGTTTGATGTTGATCCAAGAAAATCAGCTAGTATACTTGATATATTTGCGAGTTGCTTCCAAGGATTCGTGCCATACAGTCCTCAATTGATAGCGGCCGCTGGTGTAGCTAAAATATCACCGGTAGAACTGATGGGTTATAGTTTTTATCCGGTTCTATTAGGTATTTGTGGTTTAATAGCTATATTCTTTAAACTACCAAACTTAAATAAAAAGAAACAAAAAAACACAGCTTATTAA
- a CDS encoding flavin reductase family protein, translating to MKRLNPKDLSKRQNYKLLSGSVIPRPIAFVTTKDSSGNVNAAPFSFFNVVNSAPPMIMISTGRNNGQRKDTSLNIEETENFVVHITDSDNVEDVNSTAAPIAREQNEIERTQMELIDSTVVDAPSVKHAKVRMECKLDRLIQLGDELEGSDLIIGEVVMFHIDDQVYFEDSKINAEALQPIARLSGNDYARLGDKFTIERPTE from the coding sequence ATGAAGCGGTTGAATCCGAAAGATTTATCAAAAAGACAAAATTATAAACTGTTAAGTGGTAGTGTGATTCCGCGTCCTATTGCTTTTGTAACAACGAAAGATAGTTCTGGTAATGTAAATGCTGCGCCTTTTAGTTTTTTTAATGTCGTTAATAGTGCACCTCCAATGATTATGATTTCAACGGGTAGAAATAATGGACAACGTAAGGATACTTCATTAAATATAGAAGAAACAGAAAACTTTGTAGTGCACATTACTGATAGTGACAATGTCGAAGACGTGAATAGCACAGCAGCACCAATAGCAAGAGAGCAAAATGAGATTGAACGTACTCAAATGGAATTAATAGACTCTACAGTTGTTGATGCACCCAGTGTAAAACATGCTAAAGTACGTATGGAATGTAAACTTGATCGACTTATACAGTTGGGAGATGAACTTGAAGGGTCAGATTTAATTATTGGCGAAGTTGTCATGTTCCATATAGATGATCAGGTTTATTTTGAAGATAGTAAAATAAACGCAGAGGCTTTACAACCTATTGCTAGGTTATCTGGCAATGATTACGCACGTCTAGGAGACAAATTTACGATTGAACGTCCGACTGAATAA
- a CDS encoding SulP family inorganic anion transporter yields MSSLEYLRQWQAKYYSNDIIIGILLALALLPGAIAFSFIAGVSPAMGLLSTSFIMMIISITGNRTLMVTAPSSGVSLVAAPIVAHHGLKYLILATLAMGIIQIIFGLCHINKVLDLIPNTVVIGFMNALGILLFTSQLSNVFHVSIMTYVFVMISFIIIWVVPKFTRILPSPLVAIIVLTLCAWYFKPDIKYVADLTTIHIMMPKLYLPLDILTIHSVGVIIFYGLMMAIVATVQTTLTARLIDELTHSTSNKNRESIGQGIATIITSAVSGIGGSGLVGQSRFVVSMGVTSRITTFVTGVFLFVSLFAFSNIIGKIPMAVLATVLITISLTTFDRRTKSYIQAAPLKNGTVIIATMIIILASNNLAYGVLFGTIFYYTINNTFKNKGSDT; encoded by the coding sequence GTGAGTAGTCTTGAGTATTTAAGGCAGTGGCAAGCAAAATATTATAGTAATGACATTATCATAGGTATCCTTTTAGCTTTGGCACTTTTACCTGGAGCTATCGCATTTTCTTTTATTGCTGGGGTTAGTCCGGCTATGGGACTATTAAGTACCAGTTTTATTATGATGATCATTAGTATTACAGGTAACCGCACGTTAATGGTAACGGCGCCTAGTAGTGGGGTGTCATTAGTTGCTGCGCCAATAGTAGCGCACCATGGTCTAAAATATTTAATATTAGCCACACTCGCTATGGGAATTATTCAAATAATTTTTGGGTTATGCCATATAAATAAAGTACTAGATCTAATACCCAACACTGTAGTTATTGGATTTATGAATGCATTAGGTATTTTGTTATTTACTTCTCAACTATCTAACGTCTTTCATGTTTCAATCATGACATATGTGTTTGTTATGATTTCATTTATCATTATTTGGGTCGTACCTAAATTTACTAGAATACTACCGTCTCCTTTGGTTGCAATCATCGTTTTAACCTTATGTGCTTGGTACTTTAAGCCGGACATTAAATACGTCGCAGACTTAACAACCATACATATTATGATGCCTAAGCTATACCTTCCATTAGACATTTTAACTATACATAGCGTAGGCGTAATTATTTTTTATGGTTTAATGATGGCAATAGTTGCTACAGTTCAAACTACGCTTACAGCACGCTTAATAGACGAACTTACTCATTCAACAAGTAACAAAAATAGAGAATCCATAGGTCAAGGCATTGCAACAATTATTACAAGTGCAGTTAGTGGTATTGGAGGTAGTGGTTTAGTTGGGCAATCACGGTTTGTCGTGTCTATGGGTGTAACTTCTAGAATTACTACATTTGTAACAGGTGTTTTTTTATTTGTTAGCCTATTTGCATTTAGTAATATTATTGGCAAGATTCCAATGGCAGTATTAGCCACGGTACTTATAACTATTTCGTTAACTACTTTTGATAGAAGAACAAAATCATATATCCAAGCAGCACCACTTAAAAATGGGACTGTCATCATAGCAACGATGATTATTATATTAGCAAGCAATAATCTTGCTTACGGTGTTTTATTTGGCACTATATTTTACTACACTATAAATAATACATTTAAAAATAAAGGAAGTGATACGTAA
- a CDS encoding SDR family oxidoreductase — protein MANTDPRSKYSNADFPKQEQPIPGLQSKLNPQPDCGETSYTGHDRLLDYKMLVTGGDSAIGRAAAIAYAKEGADVAINYLPAEEEDAQQVKQVIEQAGRKAVLIPGDLRNEQFNYDLVEQAQKQLGGLDNVTIVAGHQQYRENIKGFDTASFTETFETNVYPIFWLVQKAIDYLNPGATITTTSSVQGYNPSPILHDYAATKAAIISLTKSLSEELGAQGIRVNCVAPGPFWSPLQISGGQPQEKIPHFGQKEVLGRAGQPVELAGTYVHLAAEESSYTTGQVYGVTGGTQLD, from the coding sequence ATGGCAAATACTGATCCTAGAAGTAAATATTCAAATGCAGATTTTCCAAAACAAGAGCAACCAATCCCAGGGTTACAGAGCAAATTAAATCCTCAACCCGATTGTGGGGAAACATCATATACAGGTCATGATAGATTATTAGATTACAAAATGTTAGTAACTGGCGGAGATTCCGCTATAGGTCGTGCTGCGGCTATCGCTTATGCTAAAGAAGGTGCGGACGTAGCTATTAATTATTTACCGGCTGAAGAAGAAGATGCGCAACAAGTTAAACAAGTAATTGAACAAGCTGGTAGAAAGGCTGTCTTGATTCCTGGTGATTTAAGAAATGAACAGTTTAACTATGATTTAGTTGAACAAGCACAAAAACAACTTGGTGGCTTAGATAATGTAACAATCGTCGCAGGACATCAACAATATCGAGAAAATATAAAAGGTTTCGATACAGCTTCATTTACCGAAACTTTTGAAACTAACGTCTATCCAATATTTTGGTTAGTTCAAAAAGCGATAGATTATTTAAATCCAGGCGCAACGATTACAACAACGTCATCAGTACAAGGTTATAATCCTAGCCCGATTTTACACGATTATGCAGCGACTAAAGCAGCAATTATTTCTTTAACTAAAAGCTTATCAGAAGAACTAGGCGCTCAAGGTATTAGAGTGAACTGTGTTGCACCAGGACCATTCTGGTCACCATTACAAATTTCTGGTGGTCAACCTCAAGAAAAAATACCTCACTTTGGACAAAAGGAAGTGTTAGGTAGAGCTGGACAGCCAGTGGAACTTGCTGGTACTTACGTACACTTAGCAGCCGAAGAGTCTAGTTACACAACTGGTCAAGTTTACGGAGTTACAGGTGGTACACAGTTAGATTAA
- a CDS encoding amidohydrolase, which translates to MSHFEDYVQWRRHFHQYPEVSKNEYETTKKLKEILTSYDIKVLDLPLETGLIAEVGQGDEFVAVRSDIDALPITEQVDHDFKSSNDGAMHACGHDIHMASILAVATKLKENEANLKGRVRLLFQAAEEVGFGALSIVDTGALEGVKAVLGYHNFPTLNIGEFMVKSGPVTSSVDRFEFKIKGKGAHAAKPEQGNDTVIVLGQLINSIQSIVSRNLAAFDNAVVTIGEVSSGNTWNVIADEAYVQGTVRSFDQTVRQKIEDRMKQIGDGLAQAFDLEIETLYHRVTSAVHNDTKLTNDAVEVAKAVGYDVSIMDEPLTIGEDFSGYATHYPSVFAFIGSNSEYDLHHPKFDPDERILETVPDYFVTFVNKLFDES; encoded by the coding sequence ATGTCTCATTTTGAAGATTACGTTCAATGGAGAAGACATTTTCATCAATATCCTGAAGTGTCTAAAAATGAATATGAAACGACAAAAAAACTAAAAGAAATTTTAACTTCTTACGATATTAAAGTGCTTGATCTTCCGTTAGAGACAGGATTAATAGCAGAGGTAGGTCAAGGTGATGAATTTGTAGCAGTGAGATCTGATATTGATGCTTTACCAATCACTGAACAAGTTGATCATGATTTTAAGTCATCTAACGATGGTGCAATGCATGCGTGTGGACATGATATTCATATGGCAAGCATATTAGCTGTTGCGACTAAACTTAAAGAAAATGAAGCCAATTTAAAAGGTAGAGTGAGATTGTTATTTCAAGCTGCGGAAGAAGTTGGCTTTGGTGCGTTAAGTATTGTCGATACAGGCGCCTTAGAAGGCGTTAAAGCGGTATTAGGATACCATAATTTCCCTACGTTAAATATTGGTGAATTTATGGTTAAATCTGGACCAGTGACGTCTTCCGTAGACCGTTTTGAATTTAAGATTAAAGGTAAAGGTGCACATGCGGCAAAACCAGAACAAGGTAATGATACAGTTATCGTGCTAGGCCAGCTTATTAATAGTATACAATCAATCGTAAGTCGAAATTTAGCGGCCTTTGATAATGCAGTTGTTACTATCGGTGAAGTGTCATCAGGTAATACTTGGAATGTAATTGCCGATGAAGCCTATGTGCAAGGTACGGTACGTTCATTCGACCAAACAGTGCGTCAAAAAATTGAAGATAGAATGAAGCAAATTGGCGATGGTTTAGCTCAAGCTTTTGATTTAGAAATTGAAACACTTTATCATCGAGTTACTTCTGCCGTTCATAACGATACAAAACTAACAAACGACGCAGTAGAAGTGGCGAAAGCAGTTGGTTATGACGTATCGATCATGGATGAACCATTAACTATCGGTGAAGACTTCTCTGGGTATGCAACGCATTACCCTAGTGTTTTTGCTTTTATTGGTTCAAATAGTGAATATGACTTACATCATCCAAAATTCGATCCAGACGAGCGTATCTTAGAAACAGTACCAGATTATTTTGTTACTTTTGTAAATAAATTATTCGATGAGTCATAA